Proteins from a genomic interval of Aquabacterium sp. J223:
- a CDS encoding spore coat U domain-containing protein: protein MTPSAPTRWPADGAGVRRRFATAARALLAVLALWWSLPAAAVCLPAVCTCSVSTQALSFGTVNPLGGAVDSTGKVTVNCGGVVGLLIPLDVQFGAGSGSFGTRMMKSGAHQLAYNLYGDPARTAIVGDGTAGTLKMTSSILLDVLRLAPPLVMTVYGRMPGPQPLVAPGVYTDTLSVMVTYY from the coding sequence ATGACGCCCTCCGCCCCGACCCGATGGCCGGCCGACGGCGCCGGTGTCCGCCGCCGCTTCGCCACCGCCGCCCGCGCCCTGCTCGCGGTCCTGGCCCTGTGGTGGTCGTTGCCGGCCGCTGCGGTGTGCCTGCCGGCGGTGTGCACCTGCAGCGTGTCGACCCAGGCGCTGTCGTTCGGCACCGTCAACCCGTTGGGCGGCGCGGTGGACAGCACCGGCAAGGTCACCGTGAACTGCGGCGGCGTGGTCGGACTGCTCATCCCGCTGGACGTGCAGTTCGGCGCCGGCTCCGGCAGCTTCGGCACCCGCATGATGAAGAGCGGTGCGCACCAGCTGGCCTACAACCTGTATGGCGACCCGGCCCGCACGGCCATCGTCGGCGACGGTACCGCCGGCACGCTGAAGATGACCAGCAGCATCCTGCTGGACGTGCTCAGGCTGGCGCCGCCGCTGGTGATGACGGTGTACGGGCGGATGCCGGGACCGCAGCCGCTGGTGGCGC
- a CDS encoding fimbria/pilus outer membrane usher protein, producing MSPWTTRAADRLRRILLLSCLLVHPPVALGALGPGPSVPGTPPDAAPQRHWLALRLNGVAQPDDASVLHWRDRLWLQASRWSELRLKAPTADCVDDDGDRYCALDTVPGLDASLEDATQTLVLQAGAGAFTGQQLSLDRRPARLDDGAERGGFLNYDAFVQRTSLHGAGSRQVASLLAQAGTFAGASRLEASSLVRADDRDARALRLDTTWSMDLPERMQTVRVGDAIGHPGGWGRAVRFGGVQWGTNLATAPRFLTIPLPAVRGEAVLPSSLEVFVNDGRRLQGRVEPGAFELQNVPLVTGRGEIRVVTRDLLGREQVVVQPYYVSPSLLRSGLHTHSVEVGLLRRDYGLRSDAYGEGFVTGTDRWGVNDRLTAEWRGEVRRDTATAGASATWLLPALGTVSGTVAGSRSPAGTGGLVGVAAEHQSRDWSGNVQWRQRSAGFDQLGADPGSAARRLLGVGFGTQVGIASLNLLLSRQDSPLMGRQRLWTASAALPLTGTGLLAFTLLGSDGDRGRRTLSAGISLSWALDDGTTLSAGSTRWRGDDGRHGQHLVQAQRNAPMGDGTGWRLAADATDGRSRAVAEGVWQHAAASLRAGVARNDRSDEARAAATGSVAWLGRDVFFSRWLDGSFAVVDVGDYEGVQVLLDHHPVARTDARGRAIVPGLRAYDDNRLGLELKDLPFDAELDAAELQARPRARAGVRVQFPVRRVRAASFRLVQADGSAVPPGSRVRVVGDHSGTEFPVGLDGRSFVSGVSSHTVLQVQSPGRRCEVTIDRLAERTNADEPPELGTLTCR from the coding sequence ATGTCGCCCTGGACGACACGCGCCGCTGACCGGCTGCGCCGCATCCTGCTGCTGTCCTGCCTGCTGGTCCACCCCCCCGTCGCGCTGGGCGCGCTGGGCCCGGGGCCGTCCGTGCCGGGCACCCCACCGGACGCCGCGCCGCAGCGGCACTGGCTGGCGTTGCGGCTCAACGGCGTGGCCCAGCCCGACGACGCCTCCGTGCTGCACTGGCGCGATCGGCTGTGGCTGCAGGCGTCGCGCTGGTCCGAGCTGCGCCTCAAGGCACCGACGGCCGACTGCGTGGACGACGACGGTGACCGCTACTGCGCGCTGGACACCGTCCCGGGCCTGGACGCCAGCCTCGAGGACGCGACGCAGACCCTCGTGCTGCAGGCCGGCGCCGGCGCCTTCACCGGCCAGCAGCTGTCCCTCGACCGCCGGCCCGCGCGGCTGGACGACGGCGCCGAGCGCGGCGGCTTCCTGAACTACGACGCCTTCGTGCAGCGCACCAGCCTGCACGGCGCCGGCAGCCGCCAGGTGGCCAGCCTGCTGGCGCAGGCCGGCACCTTCGCCGGTGCCAGCCGCCTGGAAGCCTCGAGCCTGGTGCGTGCGGACGACCGCGACGCCCGTGCGCTGCGGCTGGACACCACCTGGTCGATGGACCTGCCCGAGCGGATGCAGACCGTGCGGGTGGGCGACGCCATCGGGCACCCCGGCGGCTGGGGCCGGGCGGTGCGTTTCGGCGGCGTGCAATGGGGCACCAACCTGGCCACCGCGCCGCGCTTCCTCACCATCCCGCTGCCGGCGGTGCGTGGGGAAGCGGTGCTGCCGTCGTCGCTGGAGGTGTTCGTCAACGACGGCCGCCGCCTGCAGGGCCGCGTCGAGCCCGGCGCCTTCGAGCTGCAGAACGTGCCGCTGGTCACCGGCCGCGGCGAGATCCGCGTGGTCACCCGTGACCTGCTCGGCCGCGAACAGGTGGTGGTGCAGCCCTACTACGTCAGCCCGTCGCTGCTGCGGTCGGGCCTGCACACCCACAGCGTCGAGGTGGGCCTGCTGCGGCGCGACTACGGGCTGCGCAGCGATGCGTATGGCGAGGGCTTCGTCACCGGCACCGACCGCTGGGGCGTGAACGACCGGCTCACCGCCGAATGGCGCGGCGAGGTCCGGCGCGACACCGCCACCGCCGGCGCCTCGGCCACCTGGCTGTTGCCGGCGCTGGGCACCGTGTCGGGCACCGTGGCGGGCAGCCGCTCGCCGGCGGGCACCGGCGGGCTGGTCGGCGTGGCGGCCGAGCACCAGTCGCGCGACTGGAGCGGCAACGTCCAGTGGCGCCAGCGCAGCGCCGGCTTCGACCAGCTGGGCGCCGACCCGGGCTCGGCCGCCCGCCGCTTGCTGGGGGTCGGCTTCGGCACGCAGGTGGGCATCGCCTCGCTGAACCTGCTGCTGTCGCGGCAGGACTCGCCGCTGATGGGCCGGCAGCGGCTGTGGACCGCCTCCGCCGCCCTGCCGCTGACCGGCACCGGGCTGCTCGCCTTCACGCTGCTGGGCAGCGATGGCGACCGCGGCCGCCGCACCCTGTCGGCCGGCATCAGCCTGTCGTGGGCGCTGGACGACGGGACCACGCTGAGCGCCGGCTCCACCCGCTGGCGCGGCGACGACGGCCGCCACGGCCAGCACCTGGTGCAGGCACAGCGCAACGCGCCGATGGGCGACGGCACCGGCTGGCGGCTGGCGGCCGACGCCACCGACGGCCGGTCGCGCGCCGTGGCCGAAGGTGTGTGGCAGCACGCCGCGGCCAGCCTGCGCGCCGGCGTCGCCCGCAACGACCGCAGCGACGAGGCCCGAGCCGCGGCCACCGGCAGCGTGGCCTGGCTGGGCCGCGATGTCTTCTTCAGCCGCTGGCTGGACGGCAGCTTCGCCGTGGTCGACGTCGGCGACTACGAGGGCGTGCAGGTGCTGCTCGACCACCACCCCGTGGCCCGCACCGATGCACGGGGCCGCGCCATCGTGCCGGGCCTGCGCGCCTACGACGACAACCGACTCGGCCTGGAACTGAAGGACCTGCCGTTCGACGCCGAACTGGACGCCGCCGAGCTGCAGGCCCGGCCTCGCGCGCGGGCCGGCGTGCGGGTGCAGTTCCCGGTGCGCCGGGTGCGCGCCGCCAGCTTCCGCCTGGTGCAGGCGGATGGCAGCGCCGTGCCGCCGGGCAGCCGCGTGCGGGTGGTCGGCGACCACAGCGGCACCGAGTTCCCGGTCGGCCTGGACGGCCGGTCCTTCGTCTCCGGCGTGTCGTCGCACACGGTGCTGCAGGTGCAGTCGCCCGGCCGCCGCTGCGAGGTCACCATCGACCGACTGGCCGAACGCACGAACGCAGACGAACCCCCCGAACTGGGCACCCTGACATGTCGATGA
- a CDS encoding molecular chaperone: MLRALLMLTLALAAGVSTAADVGLMPVSVHLDALRPRATVQVMNNGAQPVVMQVDTVAWQRENQQDSDAATTDLVVNPPVFTLAPGRTQIVRVGLRRAAQGEREGTYRMVLREVPGAADLQGLVSGQVRVLVAMRVPVYVAPSRVVQQERWQVERDPAGRTVATVHNDGNVHLKVGRLSLHRGDTEPPLAEQTVASLLFPGESQRFVLPAASQARRMEVVTNRGVQHVALDDTRR; encoded by the coding sequence ATGCTGCGCGCGCTCCTGATGCTGACGTTGGCGCTGGCCGCCGGCGTGTCGACCGCGGCCGACGTCGGCCTGATGCCGGTGTCCGTCCACCTCGACGCCCTGCGGCCTCGCGCCACGGTGCAGGTGATGAACAACGGCGCGCAGCCGGTGGTCATGCAGGTCGACACCGTCGCCTGGCAGCGCGAGAACCAGCAGGACAGCGACGCGGCGACGACGGACCTGGTGGTCAACCCGCCGGTCTTCACGCTGGCGCCGGGCCGCACGCAGATCGTGCGGGTCGGCCTGCGTCGCGCGGCGCAGGGCGAACGGGAAGGCACCTACCGCATGGTGCTGCGCGAGGTGCCCGGTGCGGCCGACCTGCAGGGCCTGGTGTCGGGCCAGGTGCGGGTGCTGGTGGCGATGCGGGTGCCGGTGTACGTGGCGCCGAGCCGGGTGGTGCAGCAGGAGCGCTGGCAGGTCGAGCGCGACCCGGCGGGCCGCACGGTGGCCACCGTGCACAACGACGGCAACGTGCACCTCAAGGTGGGCCGCCTGAGCCTGCACCGCGGCGACACCGAGCCGCCGCTGGCCGAGCAGACGGTGGCCTCGCTGCTCTTCCCCGGCGAGTCCCAGCGCTTCGTGCTGCCGGCCGCGAGCCAGGCCCGTCGGATGGAAGTGGTGACCAACCGCGGCGTGCAGCATGTCGCCCTGGACGACACGCGCCGCTGA
- a CDS encoding spore coat U domain-containing protein, whose protein sequence is MSPHLSSSCRGPLQRIVLAALAVLPCMLAHGGTTSSTFQASATVISACTVTGTNLSFGTALDPLSSPVPVDASATLSVVCTNTTPYAVALSAGANAGGPSTFGARAMKSGSQLLPYQLYTDAARSVVWGDGTSGSSTQSGVGTGSNQSITVYGRLPSLSGVVPGTYTDTVTVTITY, encoded by the coding sequence ATGTCCCCCCACTTGTCGTCGTCCTGCCGCGGGCCATTGCAGCGCATCGTTCTCGCGGCATTGGCCGTGCTGCCGTGCATGCTGGCGCACGGCGGCACCACCAGCAGCACCTTCCAGGCCTCGGCCACGGTCATCAGCGCCTGCACGGTCACCGGCACCAACCTGAGCTTCGGCACCGCGCTGGACCCGCTGTCCTCGCCGGTGCCGGTGGACGCGTCGGCCACGCTGTCGGTCGTCTGCACCAACACGACACCGTACGCGGTGGCGCTGAGCGCCGGCGCCAATGCCGGCGGCCCCAGCACCTTCGGTGCGCGCGCCATGAAGAGCGGCTCGCAATTGCTGCCCTACCAGCTCTACACCGACGCGGCGCGTTCGGTGGTCTGGGGCGATGGCACCTCGGGCAGCAGCACGCAGAGCGGCGTGGGCACCGGCAGCAACCAGTCGATCACGGTGTACGGCCGCCTGCCGTCGCTGTCCGGCGTGGTGCCCGGCACCTACACCGACACCGTCACCGTCACCATCACGTACTGA
- a CDS encoding DOPA 4,5-dioxygenase family protein: MTDSIALRRITSHHAHIYYDPATTRPVAERLREQIGERFPVQLGRWHDVLVGPHTSAMYQVAFAVETFATFVPWLMLNRQGLSVLVHPNTGRPRDDHLVHGLWLGPALPIRGEVLGELDDGPDPISPVVPNTRPTLAP, from the coding sequence GTGACCGACAGCATCGCCCTCCGCCGCATCACCAGCCACCACGCCCACATCTACTACGACCCGGCGACGACACGGCCCGTGGCCGAGCGGCTGCGAGAGCAGATCGGCGAGCGCTTCCCGGTGCAGCTCGGCCGCTGGCACGACGTGCTCGTCGGACCGCACACCAGCGCGATGTACCAGGTGGCCTTCGCGGTCGAGACCTTCGCCACCTTCGTGCCCTGGCTGATGCTCAACCGCCAGGGCTTGAGCGTTCTGGTGCACCCCAACACCGGCCGCCCGCGCGACGACCACCTGGTGCACGGCCTGTGGCTCGGTCCGGCGTTGCCGATCCGGGGCGAGGTGCTGGGCGAACTGGACGACGGTCCCGACCCGATCTCGCCGGTGGTGCCGAACACCCGGCCGACGCTGGCGCCCTGA
- a CDS encoding class I SAM-dependent methyltransferase: MDTAARPRPVTRRHLLTTAALALGPGVMRRAQADEPDADGARLREVLASPHRSAANRARDAARRPFETLRFFGLEPTQTVVEVAPGGGWYTEILAPYLRERGTLVAAHHPRDAASEYERNGRLRFEDKLAGAPQLYDRTRVVTQPGPGRGFVGDLPPASADRVLTFRNLHNWLEAGHLDGSLRAFFAVLKPGGVLGVEEHRAPEGASVEQMVRTGYVAQGWFVERARAAGFRLDAASEVNANPRDTKDHPHGVWSLPPTLRGGDADRDRFLAIGESDRMTLRLVKPPA; the protein is encoded by the coding sequence ATGGACACCGCTGCCCGCCCCCGCCCTGTCACCCGCCGCCACCTGCTGACCACCGCCGCGCTGGCGCTCGGCCCCGGCGTGATGCGACGGGCGCAGGCCGACGAGCCCGACGCCGACGGCGCCCGGCTGCGCGAGGTGCTCGCGTCGCCCCACCGCAGCGCCGCCAACCGTGCGCGCGACGCGGCGCGCCGTCCCTTCGAGACGCTGCGCTTCTTCGGCCTCGAGCCGACACAGACCGTGGTCGAGGTGGCCCCCGGCGGCGGCTGGTACACCGAGATCCTGGCGCCCTACCTGCGCGAGCGCGGCACCCTGGTCGCGGCGCACCACCCGCGCGATGCAGCGAGCGAGTACGAACGCAACGGCCGCCTGCGCTTCGAGGACAAGCTGGCCGGCGCGCCGCAGCTCTACGACCGCACCCGGGTCGTCACCCAGCCCGGCCCTGGCCGCGGCTTCGTCGGCGACCTGCCGCCGGCCAGCGCCGATCGGGTGCTGACCTTCCGCAACCTGCACAACTGGCTGGAGGCCGGCCACCTCGACGGCAGCCTGCGCGCCTTCTTCGCGGTGCTCAAGCCGGGCGGCGTGCTCGGCGTCGAAGAGCACCGTGCGCCGGAGGGCGCCAGCGTCGAGCAGATGGTGCGCACCGGCTACGTGGCCCAGGGCTGGTTCGTCGAGCGCGCCAGGGCCGCGGGTTTCCGGCTCGACGCGGCCAGCGAGGTCAACGCCAACCCGCGCGACACCAAGGACCACCCGCACGGCGTGTGGTCGCTGCCGCCGACGCTGCGCGGCGGCGATGCCGACCGCGACCGCTTCCTCGCCATCGGCGAGTCCGACCGCATGACGCTGCGGCTGGTGAAACCGCCGGCGTGA
- a CDS encoding ABC transporter permease yields MSAVLPPIRPEFERAPVSLDVGAVEASRPLPLARRLWQLAPLRQGLLLVLLALVWEAAARWADNDLLLPTFVQTTQAFVKDFASGELLDKTLISLSLLLQGYALGAAGALALTALAVSTQLGRDLLATLTAMLNPLPAIALLPLALLWFGLGKASLLFVLVHSVMWPLALATFSGFQSVPETLRMAGRNYGLSGLRYVAQILVPSALPAILSGLRIGWAFAWRTLIAAELFFGASSGRGGLGWFIYQNRNELYTDRVFAGLATVILIGLLVERLGFDTLERVTVRRWGMQR; encoded by the coding sequence ATGAGCGCCGTGCTGCCACCGATCCGCCCCGAGTTCGAACGCGCGCCGGTGTCCCTGGATGTCGGCGCTGTCGAGGCCTCACGTCCCCTGCCGCTGGCCCGACGGCTGTGGCAGCTCGCCCCGCTGCGCCAGGGCCTGCTGCTGGTGCTGCTGGCGCTGGTCTGGGAAGCCGCGGCCCGCTGGGCCGACAACGACCTGCTGCTGCCCACCTTCGTGCAGACCACGCAGGCCTTCGTCAAGGACTTCGCCAGCGGCGAGCTGCTGGACAAGACGCTCATCTCGCTGTCGCTGCTGCTGCAGGGCTACGCGCTGGGCGCAGCCGGCGCCCTGGCGTTGACGGCGCTGGCCGTGTCCACCCAGCTCGGCCGCGACCTGCTGGCCACGCTGACGGCCATGCTCAACCCGCTGCCGGCGATCGCGCTGCTGCCGCTGGCGCTGCTGTGGTTCGGCCTCGGCAAGGCCAGCCTGCTGTTCGTGCTGGTGCACTCGGTGATGTGGCCGCTGGCGCTGGCCACCTTCTCCGGCTTCCAGTCGGTGCCGGAGACGCTGCGCATGGCCGGGCGCAACTACGGCCTGTCGGGCCTGCGCTACGTGGCGCAGATCCTGGTGCCGTCGGCGCTGCCGGCCATCCTGTCCGGCCTGCGCATCGGCTGGGCCTTCGCCTGGCGCACGTTGATCGCGGCCGAGCTGTTCTTCGGCGCCTCCTCGGGCCGCGGCGGTCTCGGCTGGTTCATCTACCAGAACCGCAACGAGCTCTACACCGACCGCGTCTTCGCCGGCCTGGCCACCGTCATCCTGATCGGCCTGCTGGTCGAGCGGCTGGGCTTCGACACGCTGGAGCGCGTCACGGTGCGGCGCTGGGGCATGCAGCGCTGA
- a CDS encoding ABC transporter ATP-binding protein, translated as MPAATTAEALLQVRGLTLEYATPQRTVRATHRVDFDVHRGDRFVLLGASGCGKSSLLKAVAGFLPPRDGEVRLDGQAVRGPGPDRIVVFQEFDQLPPWKTVQANVAFPLLASKRFPKAEALDRAADALRKVGLTKFADAYPHQLSGGMKQRVAIARALAMAPKMLLMDEPFAALDALTRRRMQEELLALWEELRFTLLFVTHSIEEALIVGNRILVLSPHPGRVRAELNAHQHGLHSTGGAEFQAQAQRIHRLLFEEASA; from the coding sequence ATGCCGGCGGCCACCACGGCCGAGGCCCTGCTGCAGGTCCGCGGCCTGACGCTGGAGTACGCGACCCCGCAGCGCACCGTGCGCGCCACCCACCGGGTGGACTTCGACGTGCACCGCGGCGACCGCTTCGTGCTGCTGGGGGCGTCGGGCTGCGGCAAGTCGTCGCTGCTGAAGGCGGTGGCGGGTTTCCTGCCGCCGCGCGACGGCGAGGTCCGGCTCGACGGCCAGGCGGTGCGGGGCCCGGGTCCCGACCGGATCGTCGTCTTCCAGGAGTTCGACCAGCTACCGCCGTGGAAGACGGTCCAAGCCAACGTCGCCTTCCCGCTGCTGGCGTCCAAGCGCTTCCCGAAAGCCGAGGCGCTGGACCGGGCCGCCGACGCGCTGCGCAAGGTGGGCCTGACGAAATTCGCCGACGCCTATCCGCACCAGCTGTCCGGCGGCATGAAGCAGCGCGTGGCCATCGCCCGCGCGCTGGCCATGGCGCCCAAGATGCTGCTGATGGACGAGCCCTTCGCCGCGCTCGACGCCCTGACCCGCCGTCGCATGCAGGAGGAGCTGCTGGCGCTGTGGGAGGAGCTGCGCTTCACGCTGCTGTTCGTCACCCACTCCATCGAGGAGGCGCTGATCGTCGGCAACCGCATCCTGGTGCTGTCGCCGCACCCGGGGCGGGTGCGCGCCGAACTCAACGCGCATCAGCACGGCCTGCACAGCACCGGCGGCGCCGAGTTCCAGGCGCAGGCGCAGCGCATCCACCGGTTGCTGTTCGAGGAGGCGTCGGCGTGA
- a CDS encoding ABC transporter substrate-binding protein has translation MTLFSRRRLAALGLALSAPLALHGTAHAEGQLRIAQQFGIVYLLLDVAEDQRLIEKHGKAQGLDVKVEYVQLSGGAAVNDALLSGGIDIAGAGVGPLLTLWDRTVGRQNVKGVASLGNFPYYLTTNNPAVKTIADFTDKDRIALPAVGVSVQSRILQMASAKRWGDAQATRLDKLQVALPHPEATAAIIKGGTEITAHFGNPPFQEQGLAGNPNARIVLKSYDVLGGPSSATVLYATERFRRDNPKTYKAFVDGLAEAAQFIKANPEKAADIFLKQNKSGIDRDLLLKIIRSPEVDFKVTPQNTLPLADFMHRTGAIKNKPASVKDYFFDDPHNASGS, from the coding sequence ATGACCCTGTTCTCTCGCCGCCGCCTCGCGGCGCTCGGCCTCGCCCTGTCCGCACCGCTCGCCCTGCACGGCACCGCCCACGCCGAAGGCCAGCTGCGCATCGCGCAGCAGTTCGGCATCGTCTACCTTCTGCTCGATGTGGCGGAGGACCAGCGCCTCATCGAGAAGCACGGCAAGGCTCAAGGGCTCGACGTGAAGGTGGAGTACGTGCAGCTCTCGGGCGGCGCCGCCGTCAACGACGCGCTGCTGTCCGGCGGCATCGACATCGCCGGGGCCGGCGTCGGCCCGCTGCTCACGCTGTGGGACCGCACCGTCGGCCGGCAGAACGTGAAGGGCGTGGCTTCGCTGGGCAACTTCCCCTACTACCTGACGACGAACAACCCGGCGGTGAAGACCATCGCCGACTTCACCGACAAGGACCGCATCGCCCTGCCCGCGGTGGGCGTGTCGGTGCAGTCGCGCATCCTGCAGATGGCCTCGGCCAAGCGGTGGGGCGACGCCCAGGCCACGCGGCTGGACAAGCTGCAGGTGGCGCTGCCGCACCCCGAGGCGACGGCCGCCATCATCAAGGGCGGCACCGAGATCACCGCCCACTTCGGCAACCCGCCCTTCCAGGAACAGGGCCTGGCCGGCAACCCGAACGCGCGCATCGTGCTCAAGAGCTACGACGTGCTGGGCGGCCCGTCGTCGGCCACCGTGCTGTACGCCACCGAGCGCTTCCGCCGCGACAACCCGAAGACCTATAAGGCCTTCGTCGACGGCCTGGCCGAGGCGGCGCAGTTCATCAAGGCGAACCCGGAGAAAGCGGCCGACATCTTTCTCAAGCAGAACAAGTCCGGCATCGACCGCGACCTGCTGCTGAAGATCATCAGGAGCCCCGAGGTCGACTTCAAGGTCACGCCGCAGAACACCCTGCCGCTGGCCGACTTCATGCACCGCACCGGCGCCATCAAGAACAAGCCGGCCTCGGTGAAGGACTACTTCTTCGACGACCCGCACAACGCCAGCGGAAGCTGA
- a CDS encoding TauD/TfdA dioxygenase family protein, whose amino-acid sequence MPNAAAVQAPARATPTPDVTADAAPFHIRPLPGSFAAEVVGLDLSRPLSDADFQRLHAAHLQHHVLVFRDLRITPQQQIAFSRRFGPLQIHVLRQFQLPGHPEILVVSNIVENGQPIGLGDAGHYWHSDLSYKDKPSLGSMLHAQELPSEGGDTLFADQHAAYDALPDDLKQRLQGLRAEHSYLAKYEELRARSPWRPRLTQAQIDEVPPAVQPVVRTHPETGRKALFVSEHFTTRIVGLPDDQSQALLQRLFAHSTRPEFVYRHQWQPHDMVFWDNRSVLHLAAGCPDHLRRRLNRTTIEGDVPF is encoded by the coding sequence ATGCCCAACGCCGCTGCTGTTCAGGCGCCCGCTCGCGCGACCCCCACCCCAGACGTCACCGCGGACGCCGCACCCTTCCACATCCGCCCGCTGCCCGGCAGCTTCGCCGCCGAGGTGGTGGGGCTGGACCTGTCGCGCCCGCTGTCCGACGCCGACTTCCAGCGCCTTCACGCCGCCCACCTGCAGCACCATGTGCTGGTCTTCCGCGACCTGCGCATCACGCCGCAGCAGCAGATCGCCTTCAGCCGCCGCTTCGGGCCGCTGCAGATCCACGTGCTGCGCCAGTTCCAGCTGCCCGGCCACCCGGAGATCCTGGTCGTCTCCAACATCGTCGAGAACGGCCAGCCGATCGGCCTGGGCGACGCCGGCCACTACTGGCACTCCGACCTGTCCTACAAGGACAAGCCCAGCCTGGGCTCGATGCTGCACGCGCAGGAGCTGCCCAGCGAAGGCGGCGACACGCTGTTCGCAGACCAGCACGCCGCCTACGACGCGCTGCCCGACGACCTGAAGCAGCGGCTGCAGGGCCTGAGGGCCGAGCACTCCTACCTCGCCAAGTACGAGGAACTGCGCGCGCGCAGCCCCTGGCGGCCCCGACTCACCCAGGCGCAGATCGACGAGGTGCCGCCCGCCGTGCAGCCGGTGGTGCGCACGCACCCCGAGACCGGCCGCAAGGCGCTGTTCGTCAGCGAGCACTTCACCACCCGCATCGTCGGCCTGCCCGACGACCAAAGCCAGGCGCTGCTGCAGCGGCTGTTCGCGCACAGCACCCGGCCCGAGTTCGTCTACCGCCATCAATGGCAGCCGCACGACATGGTGTTCTGGGACAACCGCTCGGTGCTGCACCTGGCCGCCGGCTGCCCCGACCACCTGCGCCGCCGGCTCAACCGCACCACCATCGAAGGCGACGTGCCCTTCTGA
- a CDS encoding SDR family NAD(P)-dependent oxidoreductase, which translates to MDLQLNGRRALVTGGSRGIGKAIARALAREGVDVALLARGEAALRAAAEELAADTGRRVVPVVADTTDGDAVQAAAARAAQALGGPIHLLVNAAAEPAGGNAPPTLAEITAGHFHGEMDTKVMGYIRTAQALVPGMKAEGFGRIVNISGMAARTTGNAVGSIRNVSVVALTKNLAEELGPHGIHVHVVHPGMTNTERMPGLIERRAAARGVAPDVIGAELANANTIRHLVDAVEVADVVAFLCSPRSRALNGDVIAANGGSRGSIHY; encoded by the coding sequence ATGGACCTTCAACTGAACGGCCGGCGCGCGCTGGTCACCGGCGGCAGCCGCGGCATCGGCAAGGCCATCGCGCGTGCGCTGGCCCGCGAAGGCGTGGACGTCGCGCTGCTCGCGCGTGGCGAGGCGGCCTTGCGCGCCGCCGCCGAGGAACTGGCGGCCGACACCGGCCGCCGCGTGGTGCCGGTGGTGGCCGACACCACCGACGGCGATGCCGTGCAGGCGGCCGCGGCACGGGCCGCGCAGGCCCTGGGCGGGCCGATCCACCTCCTGGTCAACGCGGCGGCCGAACCGGCCGGCGGCAACGCGCCGCCGACGCTGGCCGAAATCACCGCCGGCCATTTCCACGGCGAGATGGACACCAAGGTGATGGGCTACATCCGCACGGCGCAAGCCCTCGTCCCAGGCATGAAGGCCGAAGGCTTCGGCCGCATCGTGAACATCAGCGGCATGGCCGCGAGGACCACGGGCAACGCGGTCGGCAGCATCCGCAACGTGTCGGTGGTGGCGTTGACGAAGAACCTGGCCGAGGAACTGGGGCCGCACGGCATCCATGTGCACGTGGTGCACCCCGGCATGACGAACACCGAGCGCATGCCGGGCCTCATCGAACGCCGCGCCGCGGCACGCGGCGTGGCCCCCGACGTGATCGGCGCCGAGCTGGCGAACGCCAACACCATCCGCCACCTGGTCGACGCCGTCGAGGTGGCCGACGTGGTGGCCTTCCTCTGCTCGCCGCGCTCGCGGGCGCTCAATGGCGACGTCATCGCGGCCAACGGCGGCAGCCGCGGCTCGATCCACTACTGA